The window ACCGTCTACACCTTCCGGGTCGACGGCGCGGCCGTGACGCCGCTGGCCAACGCCCAGGCCGGCTCCAACCTGGGCGGCATCTCGGTCAACCCGGCCGGAACCACGGTCGCCACGGCGTCCGGGTCGCCGTACCACCTGGCGCAGTACACCGCCACCACCATGGCGCCGGCCGGCACCTTCGACACCGGCCCCTATCCGGCCTCGGTCGCCTACTCGCACGACGGCACGAAACTCGGCGGCGGCGTCAGCGCGCACGGCGCGGGCAACGTGACCGCGTTCGACGTGACCACCGGCGGATCGATCCTGTCCGGCGACGCCCACCCGAAGGCCGTCTACAACCAGCCGGACCCGGTCAAGGGCACGCTGACCTGGTCGGCCGACGACAGCCGGCTCTACACGCTGCTCGACGACTCGGACAACGGGGAACACACCTATTGGCTGGCCACCGGGTTCGAGGAGGTGTTCGTCCCGGCACCGACCACCATCCGGTTGACGGTCACCGCTCCGGCGAAGTTCGGCGCCAAGGTGGGTGCCAGGGCCACCGTCGCCGGGCTGGCCGGGGTGCCCGTCCGGTTCGTCCGGACCGGTCCCGGGGCCACCGCCACGGTGACCGCCACCACCGACGCGAGCGGCACCGCCACCGCCTGGCTCGCCTCGCCCGCCGGTGGCACGGTGACCGCCTACTACGACGGCAGCGACACCAGCTCCGCGTCGGCCGCCTCGGCGAACTTCAAGGCGCCCACCCAGGCCCGGATCAAGCTCACCGGCCAGTACAAGACGGTGAAGAAGGTCGCCTACTTCCACAAGAAGTCCGACGTCGTCGCCGCGGTCTCGGTCGCCGCGCCCGCACCACAGCGCGGAATCACCATGGAGTTGCAGCGGAAGTCGGGTGGGAAGTGGAAGAAGGCGCAGTCGATGCCGGCGGCGCTGCCCGATTCCGGCGTCGACTACTACACGCTGGTCAAGGCGTCGAAGAACATCCAGCTCCGGTTCGCCGTGCGCTTCGGCGGGGACGCCTACGGGAAGGCCTCGTCGGCCACCTCAGCGGCGATCATCATCAAGTAGCCGCCGGGTCGGTCCGTTGTTCGCGCTGTGATTGACTAGCGCTCATGGTCCAGCGTGCGCCCTCGTCAGCCCGGGTGATCCGGTGACCGCTGGGCCCGCCTCGGCCACCCGGCCGCACAACCGCAAGCAGTTGATCGTCGAGGCGGCCGGGCAGGTCTTCAGCGAGCGTGGCTATCACGCGGCCTCGATGGAGGAGATCGCCGCCGGCGTCGGGATCAGCGCGGCCGCGCTCTACCGCCACTTCCCGAACAAGTACGCGCTGTTCGCCGAGTGCGCGAACATCATGGTCGACCGGCTCGTCGCGGCCCTCGACGAGTGGCCCCCGGAGGCCGCGCTGCCCGATGTGCTGGCCGCGCTGGCCCGGGTGACGGTCGCGCACCGGGCTTCCGGCGGGCTGTACCGGTGGGAGGCCCGCTACCTGGACCGCGACGACAGGCGGCTGCTGCGGGCGAAGTTCGGGCAGGTGGTGGGACGGGTCACCGAGCTGGTGGGCCGCGAGTTCCGGCTGCCCGAGGAGGGCTTGCGGGCGGTGGCGGCGCTCGGGGCGATCGGCTCGGTCACCATGCACCACACGTCGATCGCGCAGCGCCGGGTCGAGGAGATGCTCGTCGCGTCGGCGCTCCGGGTCGCGGCGACCGATCCGGCGGCCGCCGCCGGCAGTGCCGGGCTGGTCGAGCTGCCCGCGCAGCCGGTCCCGCGAACCCGGCGGGCGGAGATCCTGGCGGCGGCGATTCCACTGTTCGCCCGGGACGGGTTCGCCAACGTGACGAACGGGCAGATCGCGCAGGCGGTGGGGCTCGCCCCGTCGGCGATCTACCGGCACTATCCCGGCAAGGTCGACATCCTGGTCGCGGCGTGTCTCCAGGCGGCCGGGCTGCTGGCCCAGGCGGTCGATCGCAGCCTGCACCAGGCGACCGATCCGCGCTCGGCGGTGGTGGCGCTGACCGCGGCCTATGTCGCGTACAGCTTCGAGCACAACGCCCTGACGAGCGTCGCCGAGGCGGAGATCGTCGGGCTGCCGCCGGATCTCCAGCGACCGTTGATCCTCGCCCAGCGGGAACACATCGCCGTCTGGGAACAGCAGTTGCGCCTGGCCCGCCCGGACCTCGACCGCCGCCAGGCCCGCCTGCTGGCCCATGCCGGCCTGGGCGTGGTGGTCGAGGCCGGCCGTGCCCTGCGCTGGCGCGACACCCCGGCCAACCGAGACGCGGTCACCGCCCTGGTGATGGGCGCCCTGGGCACCTAGACCGTCGCCCGGCGCCTCCCGCGCCGCGCTCGGTCTTGCCGCGCTGCGCTTGCCCCGTCCCTCCGCACCTACCCACCCCTCCGCGATCTTGGCAGCCCACAAGATCGCGGAGGGTCCTGGGGGTCAGGTTCCGGCGCGGTTGCCGGTCGGGATGGTGATCGGGGTGTACGTGGGTGAGGTGCCGTTGTTCAGGAACAGCATCGCCAGACCGCGGATGAACCGGTCGAACAGCGAGAACGTGGTCGGGATGATCGGCGACAGCCCCTCGCGGAACGCCACGTACGCCGGCCAGCCCACCTCGATGACCGTGCGGGAGGCGTAGTCGCGCGGCAGTTTCAGCCAGTCACCGACCTTGTCACCGAGCAGGTATCGGGCGAACTCACGCTGGAAGCCCCGGGTCACGCCCAGGTCGACCGCCGAGGTCAGGTTGAGCAGGATGTCGGCCAGGTCGATGCCCTCCGGGGTCGGCGCCATCAGCGGGGTCAGCGCGTAGGCCGACTGGGCCTTCGCGGCCGCCCACGACGCCGGGATGAAGTCGTCACGCACGCCCAGCAGGTGCAGTGCCACCTGCCACATGTGCAGGAACGCCTCCTCCTCGGCGGCCGACATCCGGATGCCCCAGGACTTCAGCTTCCCGTACACGAACGTCCCGAGACTGTGGAACGTGATCAGGATGTCGCCGTTGCTGATCGGGATGAAGTCCTGATCGTCGGTGACCGCCCGCCAGTGCGACGACTGCGGCAGCAGGTGCCGGACCGCGGCGTGGGTGAGGCGGGTCTTGTTCGACGTGACGACGAAGTGACCGGTCGGCTTGAACGCGTCGAGGGCGCTTAGATCGTACCCATATGTGAAGGTCTTGGCCGCTCTTGATTTCATCACGGCCCCGCCCTCGGACCAGTACACGTTGCGGGCCTCGCGCGGGATGACCGTGCTCATGATGCCGCTGCCGAGGCCGTAGAGCAGGAACAGATACATGCTCATGCGCTTGTTGAACTGGGCGGCCCGGTCGAGTTTGGTCTGGTCGGCCCAGGACGGCAGTCGATTGTGCGTCTGCATCCAGGTGGTGAGGGCGGCCGGGACGCCGGCGGGCAGCGCGTCGCCGTTGTCGACCCACGACTCGAACGCGGTGTTGACCGCCGGGATCTGCCCGTTCTGCAGGAGCGAGGCGAGCAGTGGGTCGGTCTCGTCGTCCCAGACGCCCCACGGGTCGGTGATCGTGTCGGTCGCGGCGATCGAGCCGGCCGACGACCACGCCCAGGCCTTGGACGGGTCTGCCACGCCGGCCAGGCCGAGTGCGGCACCCAGAGTCAGAACGCTTCTTCTACTGAGATTTTGCATTCGCTTACCCACTTCTCGGACGGCGGCTCATGCTGGGCTTCGAGCATGTTTCAAAGTTCGTCAGTGTGTGATTTCCCATTAACATAGCGACCCTTGAGCGCATCGGCAAGGCTGGATGTTCGGGCGGTCCGTGGCCACAACCAAGCCGGCTCTCGGTGCTGTCTCAACGGGCGTGAGACGGCACTGAGAGCCGGTCGGGACGGGGTCGGTGTGGTCGGCGGGACGGGATGGAGGGGCCGGCGGGACAGGGCCGGGGGTGGTCAGCGGGGCAGGGCCGGAGTGGTCAGCGGGACAGCGTCGGGGTGGTCAGCGGGACAGGGCCGGGGTGGTCGAGCGGCGCAGCGTCGTCGCGGCCACCGTGGCGATCGCGAGCAGGGTCAGCACGGTGATCATCGCGGCGCGCAGGCCGTAGTGCTCGCCCAGGAAGCCGAGCGCCGGCGGCCCGACCAGGAAGGCCACATAACCGGCGGTGGCGACCAGCGAGACCCGGGCGGTCGGGTCGTCGCCCGAGTCGCCCGCGGCCGACAGTGCGACCGGGAAGCCGAGCGCCGAACCCAGACCCCACAGCAGTACCGCGGCGCCGGCCACCATCTGGTTGTCGACGAAGACGACCAGGGCCACGCCGATCGCGCCGATCACGGCACTGGCGGCCAGCACGGTGGCGCGACCGTAACGTTTCAAAAAGACGTCACCGGTGAACCGGCCGATCGTCATGGCGGCGGCGAACACCACGTACACCGCCGAGCCGAGCGCCGGGTCGACGCCGTGACCGTCCACCATGATCAGTGGCAGCCAGTCGTTCGCGGCGCCTTCGGCCAGGGCCATGGCCAGCACGATCGCGCCGATCAGCAGCAACACCGGGTCGCGCCAGACCGGTGCGCCCTTCGCCTCCGCCGTCGCCTGCCGCCCGACACCGGACGGCAGGCGACTCGCCGCGACCAGCGCCACCGGGACGCTGACCAGCCCGATCAGGGCGAGATGCCAGACCACCGGGAACTCGACCGCGGTGAGGACCATGCCGATCGCCGCGCCGACGACCGTGCCGAGGCTGAAGAAGCCGTGCATGGTCGGCAGTACCGGCCGCTCCAGGAGGCGCTCGACGTCGGCGCCCTCGATGTTCATGGCGACCTCCCCGCCGCCCATGCCGATCCCGAACAGGAACAGCCCGGCCGCGACCAGTGCGCTCTGGTGCAGCGCGGCACCCGCCCCGATCACCGGGATGCTCAGTGTGGTGGCGAC of the Actinoplanes sichuanensis genome contains:
- a CDS encoding oxygenase MpaB family protein, giving the protein MADPSKAWAWSSAGSIAATDTITDPWGVWDDETDPLLASLLQNGQIPAVNTAFESWVDNGDALPAGVPAALTTWMQTHNRLPSWADQTKLDRAAQFNKRMSMYLFLLYGLGSGIMSTVIPREARNVYWSEGGAVMKSRAAKTFTYGYDLSALDAFKPTGHFVVTSNKTRLTHAAVRHLLPQSSHWRAVTDDQDFIPISNGDILITFHSLGTFVYGKLKSWGIRMSAAEEEAFLHMWQVALHLLGVRDDFIPASWAAAKAQSAYALTPLMAPTPEGIDLADILLNLTSAVDLGVTRGFQREFARYLLGDKVGDWLKLPRDYASRTVIEVGWPAYVAFREGLSPIIPTTFSLFDRFIRGLAMLFLNNGTSPTYTPITIPTGNRAGT
- a CDS encoding TetR/AcrR family transcriptional regulator, whose translation is MTAGPASATRPHNRKQLIVEAAGQVFSERGYHAASMEEIAAGVGISAAALYRHFPNKYALFAECANIMVDRLVAALDEWPPEAALPDVLAALARVTVAHRASGGLYRWEARYLDRDDRRLLRAKFGQVVGRVTELVGREFRLPEEGLRAVAALGAIGSVTMHHTSIAQRRVEEMLVASALRVAATDPAAAAGSAGLVELPAQPVPRTRRAEILAAAIPLFARDGFANVTNGQIAQAVGLAPSAIYRHYPGKVDILVAACLQAAGLLAQAVDRSLHQATDPRSAVVALTAAYVAYSFEHNALTSVAEAEIVGLPPDLQRPLILAQREHIAVWEQQLRLARPDLDRRQARLLAHAGLGVVVEAGRALRWRDTPANRDAVTALVMGALGT
- a CDS encoding YncE family protein, producing the protein MLPKLAAVLAGLIVATLAPAPPASAATTPVPTSITTLTAPKSMAAANGKLFVADGNSVAVLGTDGRTVKTLTGMFGAADVVSSGSGDKVFVALSQAAAIAVIDTGDLTEVGRWTTSNCPMHLAFAGTRLFYGYGCANDWKGGLASVDAATGTDPQTAAGLSYYTAPLLAGGGSTLAVGVPGLSPATVYTFRVDGAAVTPLANAQAGSNLGGISVNPAGTTVATASGSPYHLAQYTATTMAPAGTFDTGPYPASVAYSHDGTKLGGGVSAHGAGNVTAFDVTTGGSILSGDAHPKAVYNQPDPVKGTLTWSADDSRLYTLLDDSDNGEHTYWLATGFEEVFVPAPTTIRLTVTAPAKFGAKVGARATVAGLAGVPVRFVRTGPGATATVTATTDASGTATAWLASPAGGTVTAYYDGSDTSSASAASANFKAPTQARIKLTGQYKTVKKVAYFHKKSDVVAAVSVAAPAPQRGITMELQRKSGGKWKKAQSMPAALPDSGVDYYTLVKASKNIQLRFAVRFGGDAYGKASSATSAAIIIK
- a CDS encoding MFS transporter; the protein is MEHSITHRRIALFALFFLPGLGISSWVTRTPDIRDLLGASTAEMGLILFGISVGSMIGILGSGALVTRFGTRPVATVGIVATTLSIPVIGAGAALHQSALVAAGLFLFGIGMGGGEVAMNIEGADVERLLERPVLPTMHGFFSLGTVVGAAIGMVLTAVEFPVVWHLALIGLVSVPVALVAASRLPSGVGRQATAEAKGAPVWRDPVLLLIGAIVLAMALAEGAANDWLPLIMVDGHGVDPALGSAVYVVFAAAMTIGRFTGDVFLKRYGRATVLAASAVIGAIGVALVVFVDNQMVAGAAVLLWGLGSALGFPVALSAAGDSGDDPTARVSLVATAGYVAFLVGPPALGFLGEHYGLRAAMITVLTLLAIATVAATTLRRSTTPALSR